Genomic DNA from Fusarium oxysporum Fo47 chromosome IX, complete sequence:
GACGAGAATGACGACGGCCAACGAACACCTACTCAACGATCCCCTCAAATCAGTCGTGAGAGCACGCCTTTCCATGACACCCCTATGCAAATATCCGATCTAGCACGCCTTCTGCATCCCACAAGCCCTGAAGAGCGCGAGGAGGCCATGACCTTGTCTGCCCACCTCCAAAGTGATGGCATCATGACACGCGCCAAATACCGGCGAATGGAGCAATTGCAACGCACTCGAGTCTTGGCCTCCCCGGGATCTGGCCTACTACAGCCCAAAGCCAACATCATGCAACCGGGGCGCAGCACCAAATTAGATCCTGACGAAGAGGAGCATCTTTTGGAACAACTTTTACTATCACGGCGGCAAGCGTTTGCATCTGCGGCATGCTCCGAGACATCATGGGAAAACGGGGGATCGGGTTTTGGAAGCGATGGTCCGCAATGCGTGGTGTGTCAAAGCTCATCCAGGACCATTATTGTCTGGCCCTGTCGATGCCTAAGTCTATGCGACGACTGCCGTGTCTCTCTTGCTATGAACAACTTTGACAAATGCGTCTGTTGCCGCCGGGAGGTTATTAGCTTCAGCCGCGTTTTCGTCCCCTGAGCTCCTGCAAACCCACGATTAAGGGAATCGGTAATGGTTTGTTTGCTGTAATTAAGCACCTGTAGCCTTTGTTCCACTCATTTGCGTTGTTTCATTTTCGGGAGCTGATGGGCATGAATTCACAATGGTCAAGCTTTCACCTGTGACTCAAATCATCTTGTCAGGATATGTTCGGCATAGCATCTATTATATTCAGCTTTTTACATTGCAGCCCATTCGATACTAAAGGTTCTCATCTCTTGGTCATCCCGTGATCCATTCGCTAGTGGCTGTTGTGCCCCTATCAGATACGCCTTCTTCACAGCTGTGGCGAGACGGCCTCCTGCTACGATATCCAAGACGGGAATATCTTCTTCCCATTCATACTGGTTTGCCATGAAATGGGCATGAAACCTCAAGGGATCGCCTGGGTAAACACTATACTTGGCACCAAAGCGAAGACCGGGAGTCGTGTAGTGACCAGAAGTAAGTAGAAAGCCACACAAAGGGCCTTGCGTAGGGTTAGTGGCCTGGTATGTCCGTTCAGCTTCTGAAGAAATCAGCGACCCACTGGATGTTGGGGTGACGCCCAGGGATTTGAGGGCAGATTCCTGCTGATGTACGGCGGGCTTAGTTTCACTAGTGATGGTGTCGTCGTCTGCATTGCTAGGAGGCACACGGCGGGATTTCCCACGCTTCAATGCTCCTTCAGCAACCCTCTTGGCATTCTTTTCAGCAATAACCTGTTGTGCTGTCTGCTTTCTTGTCCTAAGCGAGTCGAGGTATAACTTCCTCGCCTCGGCGTTGTGATTCTGGAGAACATGGTGGTGGGCAGCTACGTCGTCTACAAGATAAGCCACATTCTTATGCAATAACGCTTCAGCCTCCTCCGGCCGGAGTTCAATTGGAAGACCGAGAAAGATATTCTGAGTCGGTTGCTGAGGCGCCGTTCCGGCTAGAGTACCGTTGATATTCTCATTCCGACGCAAGAACGCAGCTGCTTCAGAATCAAAGATGAGATATCGCCCAGCGATCTTGGATATCCGAACAGGGGCTGGGCCTAGAGAAGCCATGGTATCTATTGAAGCATTGTGAGTTAGCGGGCGCTTCGTTGGAGTATAGCGAGCATAAACAAGTGTGAAAAGGACAACATCATAAGTCGTCTTCGTAATTTTATTGTGTGTCGTCACAGAAAATCAGGGGATTGACAGATTAATAAGTGTATAATCATTGTGTCCGAGTCGCGTGGATAAAGTGcgacaaaaaaaaaaaaaaaaaaaaaaaaaaattcTGACATACCTtttgagattgttgatgttgatcagaagaaagaagagaagagaagttTAGAGCTTGGAGCTGCTTTTAGGTGATAAAATTTTTAGGCGAGTGGGGTCGGGAGGaaaagataagataagagtCCTGAGCTTGAGACTCAAAGGCAGGATCACAAAACCAGGTCAATCATTGAATTGTCCTCTCTTCAAAAATCCAAGGTCTCCTTCTTGTGATCGTTGGGTTTGGAAACCTTACTTggctcttcctcgtctccaATCGGTGGTAGACTAAAGGGTGTAATTACCAACCCACTGGAACTGCTCAGCTTGAAAGATAAGTTTTCCCTGTTCCAGGTACCTTCCAGACCGCCTCCCTTTTCGTGGAACACGGGTAAGCTATGAGCACGTAGTAGTCCTTGGCCCTTGTCTTCGTTGCCGGGCTCCCGCACAACTGgagcttggtgttgcagAGGAATCAACTCGAGAACTCCATCGGATAGTAACTCCATCCACCGCGTTAGTCCCGTAGAGCGAGGGAACAAAGTAACTGGAATAGTCACAAATGCCGTGACCTGGGTTGAGTACTGTCGAAGGAGTGCTCTCAAAGCATGGAGGAACTTGAGGACCTCTTTGGGTTGACTGGCAGCAGAATTATACAGTGTAGGCGAGAGGAGGCTGGGTACCACGATTCGATGAACTGTAGAAGGTGGCGAGTTCTTGATTTTGGAGGTCACATCGGCAATGAACTTGTGGAAAGGCGTGTTTGTTGGAGATGCCATGGGACCTTCCACTGGGGTTGTGTGAAGCTGACCCTTGATGGCACTGTTTTCAAGACGTTTGGTCAGGTCGAAGCCATGACAAAACGTGCTCGGTGTCTGTCCGGGAGTTGTTGGTGCTTGGGCATCTACAATAAGTCGCAGGTCAACATTACGTCCTTGGAGGGAGCGCAAAGAGCATACCTCTGACTGGAACATTGCGCTGTCCGAGTGTCTCGTAGCGCCAAGcaatcttcatcttttcATCTGATAATGAGGTTGGCTTGCTGCTCTTCTTAGAGCCATCAGGACTGCCAAGACCAGGAAgctctcttctccaagcatCGCCAAATCCCAAGAGGTGAACTTGATGTCCTTGGGCAAGTCCTTCGGCGGCATAGTATCGTAAAAGTACTCCTCCAAAGTCCGTAGTTCCTGTCTCTTCAACGAGCAAGGAAGTGCCCATTGGCATTCCAGCATGACCTGACAAGAGCTGATCCAAAGACTGCGTGCCTGTGGAGGTTGTCAAACGTCCATCTAATGGAGATGGTCTTGTTCCGGGTGCAAGAGACTTCTCTTGTCGAATGATGGGAGATGAAGACCCGGCAGCTCCAATGACGACATTACGCTTGCGAAAAGacattgtctttgtctttcgTGTGCGAGTTTCTGAGTGATACTTTTTTTTCCCTCCTCTTTTCAATAAATGGAAAATGCTCTAAGAAGTTAaaggtaggtacctaggcTGTGATAGAGAGGGTGATATCGTATTGTGTGTGCCCCACCTACAGTCTGAGGTACCTAAGTATCCACCAACTTTTTCCGAGCCGCATCCAAAcattttctcttcttgataCAAACCAACGACAACGCGAAGATCGTAACGATACAAAGCACTCGCTCTTCCTCCCGCAAGATATCCTAACCGTtcttccgtcttcttctcgactgCCCAACATGGCGAGCGGCGACGCTACTCTCTTCGAAGAATCGTTCACCGTGACTGAGTATGATCAGTCCAAGTACGACCGTGTCGCCCGCATTTCGTGCACTTCAAGCGACTCTCAGACTGTTATGACTCTAGATATCAACATCGAGCTCTTTCCCTGTGCTGTTTCCGACACTCTGCACGTAGTTCTGTCTACTACTCTCTCTCTGGACGGAAGCAAGGAGGACGAGAAGGGCTGGCGAGACGTTGGCAAGGGTGGTGATGCGCCAGCGACAGCTGCCGACCTTTATGACTACGTGTGCCATGGAAAGATCTACAAGTTCGAGGAGACATTCGATGGAAATACCATGTGCGTCTCTTACATGAAGCCCCCTTGTCGTCACCGAGTCTGGAACACACAAGTTTGCTGACTGAATCTAACCTACAGCAATGCCTACTGCTCTTTCGGCGGTCTTCTTATGTCGCTTCAAGGCCCTATCAAGAAACTGACTCCCCTCCGTGTCGACAACGTCTATCTACTCGTCAAGAAATAATCAGAAGCGCCTAAACTTGTCCATTCATCTAGACTATAGCTCTTCGCCACCACTATGGGCTTTTGTGTTACCACTAGCTCTAGGCCACATTAATGATACCCATGCGAAAACCGCCGTGTTGCCTCCAATGATTCTCAAAGTCGAAGACTCTGTCTCGTCTCTGTGAGCCTGGTCTATCAAAATCACAATGAGCGCCAATTACTTTGATGCGGACCTGGGAAAGGAATGTCGCGGCGCACTCTCCACTTGATCTGCTCAATCTCGGGCTCGTTTCTGTCAGTGAGAATTCCATGACGAATGAAAAAGTCGAGGGTGACGAGGGCACAATTGGACTTGAATCGACCCTCAGCGAGATCCGCCTTGACTTGATTAACGTCGCAGAGGTCAAATTTCTCCGCCTCGCCATCTTTGGGTTGAGGGATCACATCGTTGGGAAGCTCGAGATCGTATAACCATTGGCACTCAGGATAAATAAAGCCGCCTTCGCCAACCTGTCCCTCGTCCGTGATGTAGATGTATGTGACGTTGCCGACGAACTTGGCACTCTTGCGAACAATATCATCAGGAAGACTggcttcctcatcagcctcgCGAATGACGCATTCGAAGGGGTCCTCTCCTGTCATTAAACCACCTGCCACGGTATTGTCGAGCATGCCGGGAAAGGTTGCCTTGTTCCGAGCACGCGTAGGGACCCAGAGGCGAATGCCATGAGGTGCAGTCTCGTCCTTGACATACGCAATCATGTGAACGCCGTAACGCACCGTGCCAAGCAAGCCTATCGCAGCTCGTTCCATGCTGAACAATAGCTCGCCACTACGTCCGTATACAGGCCAGAGTTCGTCACGCCAGCGACGGAGAAGAGGGAATGTCCCATTCTTCCGCCAATAGTCGGCCAGGGTCGCCGCGCGACGAGTACGTTGTTCCTCCGTAGGTTCCTGAAAGAGCACAATAgttttcttctcatcgtcgCATTCCATTTTTCCCCTGACCTCTTCAGGGACCTCATGTAGCTCTCTGGCCACACGGTCTAGGATGTACCCAATAGGGTATGTGCCTTGGCTATCTCTCCATACCAGAGTATAGAGCCCGGCATTCATCTTGGTGAAAGCGTCGGGATCAGTCTCGGCATACGGGAACCTTAAGAGATGAGTTACACTTGCATTAGAATGGCAGAGATTTTGGATCATACATGTCGACTTCGTCGATGAGATCGATGCTTGTTTTGGCCATTTTGATGCAGGGACAGATGCTTGAGTTGTTGTGCTGGTGGGATTTTCTTGGTTCGTAACTGATCTGTTATCGTATATACTCAAATAGATAGATGGTGAAGTCAATGTTGAGTAACTACCGACTGTTTGGCAGTGGAATGTTGATGCAGTTGCGGGCTTTTCCCAACGTTGGTTTATATGCGAGATCGGCAGAGCAAGCACCTGCCCTTGAAATGTATGCTCTTCGGGAGTGATTATGATGTGGAGTTCCGGCTGTTGTCTGTCCGGGCTTCTCGGTGAAGCTACATCAGGAAGTAGGTTGCTGTGCTTTTACCGGATCAGCGACGAGATACTTGTGTCATGTTGGCAGCCCCACGCTGCTCGGTGAGACCAAGTACGTTCTCCATGTACTCCAGAACCCTTGACTCTAGATACACTTCCAAGTGCTCCAGAAGTTTGAGGGATACATTCCCCTATATTTTCAGTCTTGTATACTATATCCGAATTCTCAATGTTTCTGTCACACTATATTGAAACATCAAGGGTCGACTTGGCATGCAATGTCCTGTCCCCTACCCTAAAGACCCCTGTGGGGAACCTAAGGGGTTTGGCTACCATATGAGGTCACTGCTGATCAGATTGCTACCAGAATTCCACTTGTTTCTAGATTACCCTCGAAACACCCACCAATCGTTTCACACTAGACTACCAGCGAAACAACGACAAAGAATAGCCTGGACCCTTATTAAACAAAGGACTCACCACAGCCTTCCCCTCCCATCCCTGGTTAGAATCAAATATTTCTTTATCATATGATCTTACGATTGAATATATCTTACTCATCTCGATTTTAGTATCATCATGTCAAGCCCACTCTTTGGCATCGTCCCTGCGGGCCAACCACTCATCACAGAACCTTCTTCAACCCCCTCTCCAACCTCACTACTCTACGCTCTCCCCACCACAAAACACTTCTCACATATTGTTGTCTTTATGCTACCAGGCATAAGTCTCCCACCGAACACTGCCGCAGCAATCTACCTAGCAACAGCCGCCGATgtcgcagcagcagctcagTCAGGCGGCACACCCAACTTCCGCTTCCTTGGAGGTATAGGCCCTGGAAAGGAGAGCGCGATGTTCAAGGTCAGCGGTGGAGGAGAGGCCAACGATTTAGTCATTGGTGTATCAGTGGAGTCAGAAGAGTCTGTTGGCCAGCGCTTGCAAGAGCTCGCTGCCACTAAGTCTGGCAACTCATCAGGCGGCCAGCCCAGTACGGCTATACTCGCACAACGCATCATCCAAAACGCATTCAACTTTCTATCAAGCTTTAGCGGTACAGCAGGAcctggtggtgttgaggttgtGCCGCTCAAAGCCTTTGAAAACTGGTGGCGCAAGTTTGAATCAAGAGTTCGGGCAGATCCTAGTTTCCTGGAGAAGCAGTCAGATTAGTGTTGGCTTATGCGTATCTGGAAATGCCTGATCAAAGCTTCAAGGTGTATAGCATTCGGGCAGGGAATATCTTCAACGGCGAAAAGGCGAGTCTGGCATGGCATCAGGGTGGGGATTATAGTAAAAAAGCAACAGACAAAAGCACCTGCTTTGAGCGACTGACAAAATCGATTAATTGAATACCAATTCGCACAACTGAGCGGACGCCCCTACCGAGAAACATCGTTGTGAAACACTCCCAGAAGCTCCAAACAAATAACGTAGTGTGATATCCAAGAGAGACTCCAATTTCGTCGCCAAACTCAACCAACAGATCAACAACTGCCACGACTCTGTTTTATGGTATATGCGTTCTTTTGAACGCCATGTCTTTAATGCTCCTCCAGTTCCCACAAACTCCCCCGACGCCGTGATGTTGACCCCCAAAAAATACcagatatatataaatttcGCATTAATACGTCCCCATGAATCATATTGAAGCGCTCAATCTTCCCGTACAGGCGACATGAATGGACTCTTCGCACGAGTTGGGCTGCCGTTGCGGCTTTTTCGGCCAGCACTCAACAGTGAGGGCGATAGCCGTTCTCGACTTTCAGTCCGCACTACAAGCCCGGCACGATCCATTGCTGACGGAGGGCGAGTGAGTTCGTCCGCGCGGCCTGCAGAGATACTAGGTGTTGCTAGACCCGATGTTCGTCCCTTTCGCGAGCCATTACTACTGCTGTCCGAATGATCGTGTTCATCCGAATCAACATCGCCCAACTCAAAATCAGAGAAGTCACCCTCCTCCAACACTCTCTCATAAGATGGCCCCGAGTTTCGTCCGAAGAGCTTGTGGACAAGAGAGGAGCCGCGGCCTGGTTTCCCTGATCGCTTTCGCCGGCTAACCATGCTGAATATCTTTCTTCTTCGCTCAGGCTTGCGGAGCAAATAGGCGGCCAACAGAATTATCAGAACAAATGCGACGAGTCCACCGGTTGACTTTCCAGGCTTCTTCAGAAGATCTTCcaggtcatcatcatcgtcctcgtcccCTGTGTGGGGAGCGATAGGTGAAGAACCGGCGTGCTCAAAGTCCTTCGCTATCCCCTTATCCACATTGCTTCCAAAGCCGACAGGCAGCTCGGAACCGGATGGAGGAACTTGTCCGGCGGCGTATAGGACCATTTTACCCAAAGTCCAGCTTAATTCGATGCCATCGATTGTGTCCACCGGCCGGAAAGGGTCATTAAATGActtctcaccatcatcctTAATGGTGTCGTTGGCTGCACCACCTTCGAGACCAACACGAGGGATGCCAATTCCGTCGTAGAGCATATTAATCAGCCATGAGGCCTTGAAACAAGCCAAACGGGCCTCGGCTGCCTTCTTTTCTGGTGATTTCTTGCGTTTATCAAGATCACCCTCAATGTCCGACCAATCGCGACTGCAGAATTCCATGACATTGTTCTGATATGTCGCCAGATCGTAAGCCTTGTGTTTTCCGCCAAAGACACCATGAGTTGTATGCCAGTATTCCGAAACACCAACGAAATGATTGATGTCGAAGTCGATGCCGGGTACATGCTGGCCGTTGACAAGGCAGGGCTGGTCTTCGCATGGCTTGTCTTTGCCCAGTAGAGGATAGGTCACCGTCAAACATTCGTCGAACTTTCCTGTACCAATCAAAACCGTCTTATCCGACTTTGATTCAACAAGTTCACCGTCTAGAGTAGTTCGCAAGCCATTAGGCATACAGGGATCAGGCAGCTCGTGGGTAGAGTCAGTGTTGTAGTGTTCTTGTAGACGTTCGACATAACGGCTGCGGGCCTGATTGGCACCAAATCCGAGCCAAGTTGCAGTGAACACTTTGTATTCGGATGGTGATCCGTCGAGTGTTCGCATGCgcaccatcttcaaatcATCCGCATGCTTTGCGGATTCAGTTGCATTTGGAGCAAAGGCAATCTGAGCAGATGCGCCACCCATATCGAGGAAGCCGTAGGTGTGATGATTCTTGCCATGGTCGTGCTCCTCAGGGTGATCGAAGCCGCCCAGCAAATAATTCGCCGCTATCCAGCCGTACAGACCCTCGGTTTCGCCAGAGATAACCTGAATATGGGCATCGCAATCCGGAAGAATGAAATTCGTATTCGACTGCAAGTATGTGCACATTGATTTGAGGAGTGCCGACTGCTGAGGCTTTGGTAGCAATCGCATGCCGGCAGTTGCCATGAGGTAAACGGGGGTCTCGGAAATCTTGCTGTCGGGGACTTCGTCGAGAGCGATATCGATCAGCTGCTGCAGATGATCGGGACCGATTTGCGCAGGCTTCTCTGCAAAACTCGAAACTCCAGGATGGATCTTCTTGTtttccttgagcttgatctTGGGGAGAGACTTGAGCTCGGCAGTCGACGCATCTTTGGCAGCTTTGGCGTGATTCTTCCACTTGTAGATGTATACTCGAGTTCCTGAGGAACCAGCGTCAAGAATGACGCCATATTGTGCTGTATGGGACACAACTGTCAGTCAAAGTCTACCAACAAGAAGGCGAATACCGACATGATTTACCCATTAGGGTAGAAGATTGAGGTTGTTCAGTTCTGACAGGTGCAACAGCGACGATAAAGACGGAGCAAATTAGATATGAGTTGGCGTAGCTTATTTGATCGTCGCGaatgttcttcttgataagTATACCGCAATCGGCGTTGGACGAGCTGTTTCTAACGTTATGCGACGTTTCGTGATGTTGCGATATGGGGTGGATCCCTAATTGAGCGAAGTTGATGATATTTCGACTTTGACGATAGCGAGAGCGTCGAGAAGATGAAACGATATTAAACTAGAGGCCGGCCCCCGAAAAGATGTGGTTGAATAGGTCTAGCAGGTGAAGCGAGTGTCGAGCATCATTCGGATGCGTAAGCGAGTGGAAGTTGGAGGTATAAAGTTGCAAACAAGAGTCGTAGAACAAGATTCCAACAATGACAGGGACGCAGAAGTGAACAAGGCCAAAAGAGGGTTAGCGAGGATGAAGTTTGACAAGGATTCGACGAAGACACGAGACGGGAAGTGGATTTGGTGTCGAATTGATTGGATTATTGCGCACGGCGCAGTAGGACAACTGGTGATTCAAGATAAGGCTGTTGATAAGATGATAAGGGGAAAAAGGGACGAAAACAAAAACACAGGGGGGATTGCTTCGATTCCGTTGGCTCGCTGGAATGGAGTCTGTACAGTATGCGGAATGGCGTCAGTAGTGCATACGCGGCCATGCCATCGTTAAGCTTTCCATCACGTGAAAGTCTAAGAATAGACATCCGCATGAGGTGAGGTCCAATACGGACATTGTTCACTTACAGTCTCGTTTGATGGACCGAATGGCATCCCATGACCACAATCTATtttaaaagaaatatttacCTATATTCAAGTGTATCATCTTTATCCGCATCCGCTCATTGCAATCTATCTATATCCTCTCTTGCTCATGAAACATGAAAGGCGCCCCTATCTGTCCCAGACAACCAGATAACCACCTGTTAGAGACGAGAAAACATGATGAAATGAAGGAAATAAAAATCAAGATATGACCCGGGGTAATAAAAAAACCAAAAAGACTCCGCGAAATATCCTCAACAAACGATCCCAACCTAATCTGTCTCGATATTAAGAACGATCCATTTCAGCATAGCCCAGCTAGATTTCACTATCCTCCAGCCTTATCACATCAGAAGTCTTGTTCTGAAATCCCGTATGCGTGTTGTACTGCTCACGAAGCCCAGGGTGCTTTCTCTCATACCACTGAATGCGGGCTTGCAGCCACAGCATGGTCGTCTGAAGTCCCTTTAATACCTGCAGCAGGGGAACAGGATCTTGTAGAATTGGACTCCAGCACTCCCATTCATGTGTTTGGCAGTACAGCTTGAAGGCAAACTCTTTCGCTACGAGTATTTGCTGCTCTAGCTCCGTTCTGATTTCCGTTAGCTGTTCGCAATTTCTCCGGATCGTCTGTATGCGTGTCTCGAGACGAAGAATTTTAATATCATCTTGGACGACATGACTTGGACCTATCAGAGGCTGAGGAACACAAGATTCATCCAATAGTATCTTGAGATCCCGCTCATATTCAACAGCTCCATTTCTCTGTGCATGAGGCGTGTCTCTGTGTTGGTGACCAGAGCCCTTCGCATTATCGAGCACAGGGTCAGAAACAAGAATGAATTTGCCGCTCTCCCCGGGTGGATGAGAGTCATCAGTGACGGGAACTGGACGAGAACCAGGGGCTTCATGCTGGTGCGCTGACTGACTTCGCTCAAGTCTCTCCCGGGAATATATATCTGTGTTGTCACCTGGTAGCTCCGCTGGTACAGGTGGAAGCCGTTGCAGTTCCATGGCGGGACGTAATATGGTGATCGGAGGCGACACCGTACCTTGGATTTTGGCTTGTTCAGCGAGATATTGTGCTCGTAGATTCTGAACTTTACCCCCAGCCCTTCTCAGCTTGTGCCATTCCCTGGTTTTCTCCCTCATGCGCGTGAATATTTGCACAGGTTTCCCGCCATCTCCCGAGCCTGATGGCTCAGATGACGGCAAACACAGTGACGATTGGGTATGCCATTTAATTCTAGCGATGAAGCTGTCTTGCATGTTTGATCCCCTGTTGTAAAAGTATATGGTGTTCGAAATAAGTGCTGTTCTCCCGacagagaagaggagatcCAGTCTAGAATGCTGTGGAAGCTGCTGTATTTAATGTCTACGATTCAGTCACGACGTACTGAAAATGCATATAAGATTTCTCAACAGTTATTGTgttctcgtcaaagtcatTGATCGAACATATTTTCTATCAGTGTGAACAAAGCGCCAAACCAGAACACTGTTGAGTACATGACAAGCAAAATAACTATTGAATTTCCCCTCCTTTGTTCTAAAGTATCAGATACAACCACTAATGCAGGCCTTGAGAAAAAAGCGACGGAAGAGAGCGCAATAAGCTTGATGCCCTGAATGCGGTCACTTTCTTACTGTCCTGTCCATTTCATAGATGCCTTGAGGGCATATCCAATGCTGGTGGGTTATTCGCTTGGCTGACTTTGATACCGGATGTTAGTCCAACACCTGCCAGACTACCCCGATGATGACTGAAGCCCGGAGCAAACGTGTTTGTAGACTGCCTTGTACCGCCAAAACTAGGAATTGGGATTCCTGCGAGAGTTGGCAATGTCGTCGTTTGGTATACGGATGTTGTGTTGATGCCAGATCGGCGGAGGCCACCAACAGGGGCCTCTGATGTATTGCCTGTCATACGTCAGCAAGTACTGTCggttgatgaaatgaatgCTCACAATGAGATGACCCTCCTAGTCGTGGCCAATGGTTTCCTTCTCTTGCCATATTTGTATAGTTTCGTAAGAGGCCGGTGTTCATTCCTGAGATATCAATGCGATGACTCTGGCTAAAGGCTGGTGGAGGGATACTTTCAGCATTGCTTTGTGTAGGCAAGCTAACTTCATAGCCTGAGTCGATCTGGGTTGTTTGTAAGGTTGAGTCAACAGCATCCGATGCTGCCCTCTGAATCTGACCAAGCTCAGCCTTTCTCTTGACTTTGTCGTAGAGTTCTTGTAACTGCAGGACCTTGCGACTTTTGTCTTTATAAGCTCGGGAGATTTCGCCATTCTTGCGCCGCAGAGCATCCTGTTCTGCTGCTAGACCTGCTCTGTGTCAGCTGAATAGATGCGAATTTGAGAGGAGTAGAGCACTAACTTGACAACTTGTGGTGAAGACCTTCGATCTCCGAATTAGCTTCGTTCACGGTCTTCTCGAGGCGGACGCTGAGATTTGAGTACTTGTCGGTCAGGGTTTTGTATAAATACTGCTGGTAATAGATGTCTTGGGTGGTCTGGTAAGCCCAGAAGCTGAGAGCCCGACCGGCACATTCCATGATAACGTTGGGGCTCAGTCCGCTTAAAACACTGGTCTTGTAGTCTTCACTTGGATTCAGGTTCGTAATCACGACGTCGTCCGGATTGGTTAGTTGCGAGTGGCAGGCAGGGCATGTGTTGCGGCGATCAGCTTCCTGTCCGTTGACACCGAATCGCTGGGCGCATTCCATGCAGAAGATATGGCTATTAATTTTGATGTCAGAAGGCCGCTGGCTTCTGAATGTCATATGCCTACCTGCATGTCGTTACAAGCGCACGTTCGCTCAGCTCTCTTCGACATTTGAGGTTATTGCACGTGAGTGCGTGCTCCATGTCTGCTCTTCTGTGATTCTACGCCCGCGTCACGAAAAAGGACCGTGCCCAAGAATGGTTTTTTTGATGGAAGGGGATGGTTTACGGTTCATCTTGAGGATAGGAACGGCATGGCTGATAATAACAGAGGTGGGAAGGAAGAGCACCGCGATGATGCCTTCCAGATGTGGAAGTTCAAGCTTACACTTCAAATCACCTCGACAATGGAATGGAGAAACTGAAAACAGAGACAATAAGTTAAGGGACCTTAGCTAAGGTACTCAAACATCAAGAGATATGTATGTATTTGCATATAGATACTACCTAAGGTAGGCAAAGTAAAGTACCTAGGTAGTCATACTGTAGATACCTCAAGTAAAGTGAAGCAACGTAAAGCAAGTAAAGGGTCGTGACCTCGTTTCATTGTCGTAAGCTGTGATCCGGCCAAAGGAGACGACCTGCGTCCCCGGGGGTGCATGATGCCCCTATACCCACTCAGAGTCGGGAATCGCATGTAAAAATACATCGAGAACGGTTACATTTTCGTCATCTCATTTCAAGTGAGCCGTAGATTCCGCGCTCATCCTCATACATCGAGTGTTGCATCGGAGTGACCAAGTCATGGCCATATGGCTGACCCTCCATCATAG
This window encodes:
- a CDS encoding PAXNEB protein-domain-containing protein, whose translation is MSFRKRNVVIGAAGSSSPIIRQEKSLAPGTRPSPLDGRLTTSTGTQSLDQLLSGHAGMPMGTSLLVEETGTTDFGGVLLRYYAAEGLAQGHQVHLLGFGDAWRRELPGLGSPDGSKKSSKPTSLSDEKMKIAWRYETLGQRNVPVRDAQAPTTPGQTPSTFCHGFDLTKRLENSAIKGQLHTTPVEGPMASPTNTPFHKFIADVTSKIKNSPPSTVHRIVVPSLLSPTLYNSAASQPKEVLKFLHALRALLRQYSTQVTAFVTIPVTLFPRSTGLTRWMELLSDGVLELIPLQHQAPVVREPGNEDKGQGLLRAHSLPVFHEKGGGLEGTWNRENLSFKLSSSSGLVITPFSLPPIGDEEEPNTMASLGPAPVRISKIAGRYLIFDSEAAAFLRRNENINGTLAGTAPQQPTQNIFLGLPIELRPEEAEALLHKNVAYLVDDVAAHHHVLQNHNAEARKLYLDSLRTRKQTAQQVIAEKNAKRVAEGALKRGKSRRVPPSNADDDTITSETKPAVHQQESALKSLGVTPTSSGSLISSEAERTYQATNPTQGPLCGFLLTSGHYTTPGLRFGAKYSVYPGDPLRFHAHFMANQYEWEEDIPVLDIVAGGRLATAVKKAYLIGAQQPLANGSRDDQEMRTFSIEWAAM
- a CDS encoding NUDIX hydrolase domain-like protein — translated: MAKTSIDLIDEVDMFPYAETDPDAFTKMNAGLYTLVWRDSQGTYPIGYILDRVARELHEVPEEVRGKMECDDEKKTIVLFQEPTEEQRTRRAATLADYWRKNGTFPLLRRWRDELWPVYGRSGELLFSMERAAIGLLGTVRYGVHMIAYVKDETAPHGIRLWVPTRARNKATFPGMLDNTVAGGLMTGEDPFECVIREADEEASLPDDIVRKSAKFVGNVTYIYITDEGQVGEGGFIYPECQWLYDLELPNDVIPQPKDGEAEKFDLCDVNQVKADLAEGRFKSNCALVTLDFFIRHGILTDRNEPEIEQIKWRVRRDIPFPGPHQSSQRRDRVFDFENHWRQHGGFRMGIINVA
- a CDS encoding uncharacterized protein (of unknown function-domain containing protein) — encoded protein: MSSPLFGIVPAGQPLITEPSSTPSPTSLLYALPTTKHFSHIVVFMLPGISLPPNTAAAIYLATAADVAAAAQSGGTPNFRFLGGIGPGKESAMFKVSGGGEANDLVIGVSVESEESVGQRLQELAATKSGNSSGGQPSTAILAQRIIQNAFNFLSSFSGTAGPGGVEVVPLKAFENWWRKFESRVRADPSFLEKQSD